One genomic region from uncultured Cohaesibacter sp. encodes:
- a CDS encoding histidine phosphatase family protein: MTFPLLPQRTFCMIRHGQTTANRDAIVAGATDVPLSDLGREQASKLSSLHWLQETSLFVSPKTRAKDTCQLAFPNRTFEIHEDLRERNWGEFEGKLVSELPSRHAEPKDGDTWDELLARVHKAISECCAKAEDTLPVFVCHAGVIRAAMVLANVGNDVPTAPNAKPLFFRWTGEGHEMTDQLAGVLEL, translated from the coding sequence ATGACATTTCCCCTTTTGCCACAGCGCACCTTCTGCATGATCCGCCATGGCCAGACGACGGCCAACCGGGATGCCATCGTCGCGGGTGCGACCGATGTGCCCCTGTCTGATCTTGGTCGGGAACAGGCCAGCAAGCTTTCCAGCCTCCATTGGCTGCAGGAAACCAGCCTGTTTGTCAGCCCCAAGACACGAGCCAAGGATACCTGCCAGCTGGCTTTTCCAAATCGCACCTTCGAGATCCATGAGGACCTGCGCGAGAGGAACTGGGGTGAGTTTGAGGGCAAACTGGTCAGCGAGTTGCCCTCGCGCCATGCCGAACCGAAGGATGGCGACACATGGGATGAGCTGCTCGCCCGCGTGCACAAGGCAATTTCGGAATGCTGTGCCAAGGCCGAAGACACCCTGCCGGTCTTTGTGTGCCATGCTGGCGTCATCCGCGCCGCAATGGTTCTGGCAAATGTCGGCAATGATGTACCCACGGCGCCTAATGCAAAGCCGCTCTTCTTTCGTTGGACCGGTGAGGGGCATGAAATGACGGATCAGCTTGCAGGTGTTCTTGAACTCTGA
- a CDS encoding metallophosphoesterase, with the protein MAASILSKARNIMTDPLARPRLVLDEQPRDVYAIGDIHGRLDLLKLLEGMIFAEAKSRATPSLIVSVGDLVDRGPDSKGVIEHCLSSPLPDNVERLVLCGNHDLTFCEFLMQPTLSSPWIGWGGVATLASYGIDLDDFVKTGMPEGALSGWLAERIPATHSAFLAQLPAALTMPDAHIVHAGMRHHVPMQEQTVRDLMWSRERFLVEEPASDRRIVHGHTPFEVPEIGLGRIGIDTGAVYGNALTAVHLQGERYRFLSVPA; encoded by the coding sequence ATGGCCGCATCGATACTCTCCAAAGCCCGAAACATCATGACAGACCCGCTGGCCCGGCCTCGGCTGGTGCTGGATGAGCAACCAAGAGATGTTTATGCGATCGGTGATATTCACGGCCGGCTTGATCTGCTCAAGCTGCTTGAGGGCATGATCTTTGCGGAAGCCAAAAGCCGGGCAACGCCGAGCCTCATTGTCTCGGTCGGCGATTTGGTGGACCGAGGGCCCGATTCCAAAGGCGTGATCGAGCATTGCCTCTCATCTCCATTGCCGGACAATGTGGAGCGGCTGGTGCTGTGCGGCAACCATGATCTGACCTTCTGCGAATTTCTCATGCAGCCCACCCTCTCTAGTCCGTGGATCGGATGGGGCGGCGTGGCAACACTTGCTTCCTACGGCATTGATTTGGATGATTTTGTTAAAACCGGCATGCCCGAGGGCGCGCTTTCGGGTTGGTTAGCCGAGCGGATACCGGCCACGCATAGCGCCTTTCTGGCCCAATTGCCAGCCGCGCTCACCATGCCCGATGCCCATATCGTGCATGCCGGTATGCGCCACCATGTGCCCATGCAAGAGCAGACTGTGCGGGACCTGATGTGGAGCCGCGAGCGGTTTCTGGTGGAAGAGCCAGCCTCTGATCGCCGGATCGTTCATGGTCACACGCCTTTTGAGGTGCCTGAAATCGGCCTTGGCCGGATTGGCATCGACACCGGCGCCGTCTATGGCAACGCCCTTACCGCGGTGCATCTGCAAGGGGAACGCTATCGCTTCCTAAGCGTGCCTGCCTGA
- a CDS encoding efflux RND transporter periplasmic adaptor subunit, with the protein MTHSSRKHYLTVAMGLAIGLAFAPTSGSAQGAGRPPAMVTTMQIKPETVTISEELPGRVSAFRTADIRPQVGGILEKRLFEQGGDVKENQPLFKIASESYEAQVENAQAALTSAEASLDLANIQLERARQLFEKKSASQQTYDSAQAEAKSAEASVAAAKATLKAQQINLDHTTVRSPINGRIGAALVSEGALVSASQSQALATVQQVDKVYVDLRRSALDLLKMQKMANLAPDTSSIEILGIDGAVYEQKGQPLFTDVTVDEATGDVTMRVQVENPNQDLLPGMFVRALVPRQIVENALLVPQQAIIRDVTGDARIVVVDDEGKAHFKNVVLGELVKRSYIVTEGLEPNETVIIRGQTRVSQDGAQVNATPAEQPKQ; encoded by the coding sequence ATGACCCATTCTTCCAGAAAACATTATTTAACAGTTGCGATGGGCCTTGCAATCGGTCTGGCCTTCGCACCAACCTCCGGCTCGGCACAGGGCGCGGGACGTCCGCCTGCGATGGTCACCACCATGCAGATCAAGCCAGAGACCGTTACCATCAGCGAAGAATTGCCCGGGCGTGTCTCGGCTTTTCGCACGGCTGATATTCGCCCGCAGGTTGGGGGCATTCTTGAAAAACGCCTGTTTGAACAAGGGGGGGATGTCAAGGAAAACCAGCCCCTTTTCAAGATTGCTTCGGAAAGCTACGAAGCGCAGGTTGAAAATGCCCAAGCCGCATTGACCAGCGCTGAAGCCTCTCTTGATCTTGCCAACATCCAGCTGGAACGTGCCAGACAGCTGTTCGAGAAGAAATCAGCCAGTCAGCAGACCTATGATAGCGCTCAGGCTGAAGCCAAGAGCGCCGAGGCGAGCGTAGCCGCTGCAAAGGCGACATTGAAAGCCCAGCAGATCAACCTTGATCACACCACAGTGCGCTCCCCCATCAATGGCCGCATCGGTGCGGCGCTGGTAAGCGAAGGCGCACTTGTTTCTGCCAGCCAGTCTCAGGCACTGGCGACGGTCCAGCAGGTTGACAAGGTATATGTTGATTTGCGCCGATCTGCACTTGATCTGCTCAAAATGCAAAAAATGGCCAATCTGGCTCCGGACACCTCTTCCATCGAAATTCTGGGTATTGACGGGGCAGTTTATGAACAAAAAGGTCAGCCACTCTTTACCGACGTCACAGTGGATGAAGCCACTGGTGATGTGACCATGCGTGTGCAGGTGGAAAATCCGAACCAGGATCTGCTGCCCGGCATGTTCGTTCGCGCCCTTGTACCGCGCCAGATCGTTGAGAATGCCCTGTTGGTGCCCCAGCAGGCTATCATTCGCGACGTGACGGGGGATGCACGCATCGTTGTTGTTGACGACGAAGGCAAAGCGCATTTCAAGAATGTGGTTCTGGGCGAGTTGGTCAAGAGAAGCTACATCGTCACCGAAGGTCTCGAGCCAAATGAGACCGTCATCATTCGCGGCCAGACACGGGTTAGTCAGGACGGTGCACAAGTGAATGCGACCCCCGCAGAACAGCCCAAACAGTAA
- a CDS encoding ABC transporter substrate-binding protein yields the protein MRRLTLALALGLMASTAAHADVTVYSAGPGALIKNLVKGFTAKTGIKANVFQATTGKVMARLEAESANPVADVVVSASWGTATSFAEKGLLLPYTSPNAETVPDFLKTDTAVAQGVAGLVIGWNTKSGTPKPSDWSDLTKPEYKDLVTLPDPAASGGTYTLVEAFTANGMTDVLEGLKDNGAIVAGANKAALNPVLQGAKAAVFAGVDYITMGAAAKGESVEAIFPESGTVVAPRPIMILKSSQNQDDAKKFVDYVLSPEGQNEVAKVHLMPSRTDIKVDRPLIGDLKLLSTEGAPSREEVLAGFKKIFN from the coding sequence ATGCGTCGTCTTACTCTTGCTTTGGCCCTTGGCCTCATGGCATCCACTGCTGCCCATGCAGACGTGACCGTTTATTCTGCCGGTCCGGGCGCTCTGATTAAGAATCTCGTCAAAGGCTTTACCGCCAAAACCGGCATCAAGGCCAATGTGTTTCAGGCAACCACCGGCAAGGTGATGGCCCGCCTTGAAGCGGAAAGCGCCAACCCTGTTGCCGATGTCGTCGTCTCCGCCAGCTGGGGTACCGCAACCAGCTTTGCCGAAAAAGGCCTGCTCCTGCCTTACACCAGCCCGAATGCCGAAACGGTTCCTGACTTCCTGAAGACCGATACCGCTGTCGCTCAGGGCGTTGCCGGTCTGGTTATTGGCTGGAACACCAAATCCGGCACCCCGAAGCCAAGCGATTGGTCCGACCTCACCAAGCCCGAGTATAAAGATCTGGTCACCTTGCCTGATCCAGCTGCTTCTGGTGGCACCTACACGCTGGTTGAAGCCTTTACGGCCAATGGCATGACTGATGTGCTGGAAGGCCTCAAAGACAATGGCGCGATCGTTGCCGGTGCCAACAAGGCAGCGCTCAACCCTGTTCTGCAGGGCGCAAAAGCGGCCGTTTTTGCAGGCGTAGACTATATTACCATGGGCGCTGCGGCCAAGGGCGAAAGCGTTGAAGCCATCTTCCCTGAAAGCGGCACCGTGGTTGCACCACGCCCGATCATGATCCTCAAATCCTCCCAAAATCAGGATGATGCGAAGAAATTCGTCGATTATGTGCTTTCTCCCGAAGGCCAGAATGAAGTCGCCAAGGTTCACCTGATGCCGTCCCGCACCGACATCAAGGTCGACCGTCCGCTGATCGGCGATCTGAAGCTGCTTTCCACTGAAGGCGCGCCGTCACGTGAAGAGGTTCTGGCTGGCTTCAAGAAGATCTTCAACTGA
- a CDS encoding ABC transporter ATP-binding protein, whose translation MTDSSQTALSIHSISMSYGANKVLDGIDVSLEAGKVLGLLGPSGCGKTTLLRLVSGLLLPDEGTIEIAGRAVAAPAKGITLPPEQRGLGMVFQDYALWPHMSVAKNVAFPLEMQRRPGAECRDRVAKALDRVGLGAMAERRPSDLSGGQQQRVAIARAIVAEPPLVLFDEPLSNLDRELRESMVEELSDLVADLNLSAVYVTHDHGEALTLADHVAVMRGGKIEQLACPDELVSNPATVAVADFLRLGCLLPADRNGDGWQVEGTSVHLPDGPAASDKSTLLLPERAMRLGSEGPAQFKARVLRAQTRSTGHALTLGIEGTDHLIRLVSAQRARIGDLIDISYSPEELRWFPA comes from the coding sequence ATGACCGATTCCTCGCAGACGGCTCTTTCCATCCATTCAATATCAATGAGTTATGGAGCGAACAAAGTTCTCGACGGCATTGACGTCTCCCTTGAAGCTGGCAAGGTCCTTGGGCTTTTGGGCCCTTCTGGCTGTGGCAAGACAACCCTGTTGCGTCTCGTCTCAGGCCTGCTTTTGCCTGACGAAGGCACGATCGAAATAGCGGGGCGCGCGGTTGCCGCGCCAGCCAAAGGCATCACCCTTCCGCCTGAGCAGCGGGGCCTTGGCATGGTGTTTCAGGATTACGCCCTGTGGCCTCACATGTCCGTTGCCAAAAATGTCGCCTTCCCGCTGGAAATGCAGCGTCGACCCGGCGCTGAATGCAGGGACCGCGTAGCAAAGGCGCTCGACCGGGTCGGGCTTGGCGCCATGGCAGAGCGGCGCCCATCCGACCTCTCCGGCGGCCAGCAACAGCGCGTAGCGATTGCCCGGGCCATCGTTGCCGAACCGCCGCTCGTGCTGTTTGACGAACCCCTTTCCAATCTTGATCGCGAATTGCGCGAAAGCATGGTGGAAGAGCTCAGCGATCTCGTTGCCGACCTTAATCTCAGCGCGGTTTATGTGACCCATGACCATGGCGAAGCGCTAACACTGGCAGATCATGTGGCTGTCATGCGCGGCGGCAAGATAGAACAGCTGGCCTGCCCTGATGAGCTGGTCAGCAATCCTGCCACCGTAGCCGTGGCTGACTTCCTAAGGCTGGGTTGCCTGTTACCAGCTGATCGCAATGGCGATGGCTGGCAGGTTGAAGGCACATCGGTGCATTTGCCCGATGGTCCCGCAGCCTCTGATAAGAGCACCCTGTTGCTGCCCGAGCGCGCCATGCGACTGGGGAGCGAAGGCCCGGCACAGTTCAAGGCGCGTGTGCTGCGCGCCCAGACAAGAAGCACCGGACATGCCCTTACTTTGGGTATCGAAGGGACTGACCACCTCATCCGCCTTGTCAGCGCCCAGCGCGCAAGGATCGGAGATTTAATCGATATTTCCTATTCACCTGAAGAGCTGCGCTGGTTTCCTGCGTAG
- a CDS encoding TetR family transcriptional regulator, which yields MSYLPKEQRRSEIIEAAIDVIQHQGLAAATVRNVAKATDSSPGQIHHHFESADALRAEALLCLWQRMKIEFLSQIKTTSPLETLIANLGGCAQKEDKETFAQLYKDLLEASRMSETMHAVLMQIMENSKGKYHELLKAAQDEGELHKEADIEKLALTILALAFGFGFMKDIAFTNCEVHDVVRFQIDLTNRACCSLSSCA from the coding sequence ATGTCATATCTACCTAAAGAGCAAAGGCGCTCCGAGATCATCGAAGCGGCCATTGATGTTATTCAGCATCAGGGGCTGGCTGCTGCAACCGTGAGGAATGTTGCCAAAGCAACAGACTCTTCGCCCGGCCAGATTCATCACCATTTTGAATCCGCCGACGCATTGCGAGCAGAAGCGCTGCTGTGCCTGTGGCAACGTATGAAGATCGAATTTCTTAGTCAAATCAAAACTACGTCACCACTCGAGACATTGATCGCCAATCTCGGCGGTTGCGCCCAGAAGGAAGACAAGGAAACCTTCGCCCAACTTTACAAGGATTTGCTGGAAGCCTCTCGCATGAGTGAAACCATGCATGCCGTTCTCATGCAGATCATGGAAAACAGTAAGGGAAAATATCACGAGTTGCTCAAAGCAGCGCAGGACGAAGGCGAGCTTCACAAAGAGGCCGATATCGAAAAGCTTGCCCTGACAATTCTGGCTCTGGCCTTCGGTTTTGGCTTCATGAAAGACATCGCCTTTACAAACTGCGAGGTGCATGACGTCGTCCGTTTTCAAATCGATCTGACCAACCGGGCCTGCTGTAGTCTCTCCAGTTGCGCCTGA
- a CDS encoding multidrug efflux RND transporter permease subunit, whose amino-acid sequence MPSFFIDRPVFAWVIAIFIVLGGLLTLSLLPVTRYPDIAPPSVSIRATYPGASPEVVNDSVVSIIEPELSGVNHLLYFESTANSSGMATITATFESGTDPELAQVDVQNKIKSIEPRLPEAVQQTGLTIESSSSGFLMVVALTSPDGTLSALDLGDYMERNLVQPLNRVAGVGRVQSFVSKKAMRVWINPHKLLSYSLSVSDVTSAIAAQNVQISPGRVGAEPTVEGQRIGVPLTVEGQLSTPEEFSNIVLQSNQDGSKLTLGDVARVEVGAQTYAFVSRINGSPSAAMAIQLAPGANAMRVSQAVQDRMADLATAMPDGMVWTVPYDTSPFVAISIEKVVHTLIEAMVLVFLVMLLFLQKIRYTLIPAIVAPIALAGTLVVMYVSGFSINVLTMFGMVLAIGIIVDDAIVVVENVERIMATEGLPPKEATRKAMKQITSAVIGITLVLTAVFIPMGMSSGAVGEIYRQFTMSMAVSILFSAFLALSMTPALCATLLKPIDPDHHASKGGFFGWFNRGLDGITNVYVRIVAVFARKIAIMAVLYLAIVSGLGYSFIKLPTSFLPEEDQGSFITLYSLPSEATQERTKEIVSMYEKHAHTREATKDVFAVVGFSFSGTGANTALSFTTLEDWAERDSSASDEANMANRTMFAAPEGQIYSILPPSIPSLGTSSGFAMRLQDRAGLGNEALLNARNQLLGMAAQNPMLTGVRPDGLPQGASIRLVIDRQKAEFLGVPFDSIASTLSSAMGSNYVNDYSYQGQLRRVTVQADAPYRMQIEDVLKLNLPSSTGAMVELSEVVKPVWEQSPLQLVRYNGLPAERISGSAAPGVSAGEAMAEMERLASQLPEGFGIEWTGQSLQEKNTNAQTPMLLALSMLVVFLVLAALYESWSIPFSVLLVIPLGVIGAVVSVYVRGLENDVFFKVGLITIIGLSAKNAILIVEFARALYDEGNSLLDAVTEAARLRMRPILMTSLAFTLGVVPLMLSRGASAETQHAIGTGVFGGMITATFLGLLFVPAFFVFVVGIANLFKGKKKDDASTAS is encoded by the coding sequence ATGCCTAGTTTTTTCATCGATAGACCCGTCTTTGCATGGGTCATAGCGATATTTATCGTGCTCGGCGGGCTGTTGACTCTGTCATTGCTGCCTGTCACGCGTTATCCGGATATTGCGCCTCCCAGCGTATCCATTCGTGCTACCTATCCCGGTGCATCTCCTGAAGTGGTCAATGATAGCGTTGTCAGCATCATTGAGCCCGAGTTGTCCGGCGTAAACCATCTGCTTTATTTTGAATCCACCGCCAACTCTTCAGGCATGGCTACCATCACCGCCACGTTTGAATCAGGTACCGATCCTGAATTGGCGCAGGTTGATGTGCAGAATAAGATCAAGTCGATCGAGCCGCGCCTGCCCGAGGCGGTGCAACAAACGGGCCTGACCATTGAATCCTCCTCTTCAGGCTTTTTGATGGTTGTTGCCCTTACATCACCAGATGGAACTCTGTCGGCGCTTGATTTGGGCGACTATATGGAACGCAATCTGGTCCAGCCACTTAACCGAGTGGCAGGGGTTGGTCGTGTTCAGTCCTTTGTATCCAAGAAGGCAATGCGTGTCTGGATCAATCCGCACAAGTTGCTGTCTTATTCGCTCTCTGTGTCTGATGTGACAAGCGCCATTGCCGCGCAAAATGTTCAGATCTCTCCGGGCCGCGTTGGTGCGGAACCAACAGTGGAAGGACAACGGATTGGTGTGCCACTGACTGTTGAAGGCCAGCTCAGTACGCCTGAAGAATTCAGCAACATCGTTCTGCAGTCCAATCAGGATGGCTCCAAGTTGACATTGGGGGATGTGGCGCGCGTCGAGGTCGGCGCACAAACCTATGCCTTTGTCTCCCGGATCAATGGCTCGCCATCCGCCGCCATGGCAATCCAGCTGGCACCGGGGGCAAACGCCATGCGCGTGTCTCAGGCGGTGCAGGACCGCATGGCCGATCTGGCAACCGCAATGCCAGACGGGATGGTATGGACAGTGCCTTATGACACTTCGCCATTTGTTGCGATTTCCATCGAGAAAGTGGTGCATACCCTGATCGAGGCCATGGTCCTTGTGTTCCTTGTGATGCTGCTGTTCCTGCAGAAGATCCGCTACACCCTTATTCCGGCAATTGTGGCCCCTATCGCTTTGGCAGGGACGCTTGTCGTCATGTATGTCTCGGGCTTCTCAATCAACGTGCTGACCATGTTTGGTATGGTGCTCGCCATCGGTATCATCGTGGATGACGCCATTGTGGTGGTAGAGAATGTGGAGCGTATCATGGCAACCGAAGGGCTTCCTCCCAAAGAGGCAACCCGAAAGGCCATGAAGCAGATTACCAGTGCCGTTATCGGCATTACGCTGGTGTTGACGGCGGTGTTCATTCCCATGGGCATGTCGTCTGGAGCCGTGGGTGAGATCTATCGACAGTTCACCATGTCCATGGCTGTGTCGATCCTGTTCTCCGCCTTCCTTGCTCTTTCGATGACGCCAGCGCTCTGTGCAACCCTGCTCAAGCCGATCGACCCGGATCATCATGCATCCAAGGGTGGGTTCTTTGGCTGGTTCAATCGCGGCTTGGATGGCATTACCAATGTCTACGTCCGCATTGTGGCGGTGTTCGCCCGCAAGATCGCGATCATGGCGGTGCTCTATCTGGCGATTGTTTCCGGACTTGGCTACAGCTTCATAAAGCTGCCAACCTCTTTCCTGCCGGAGGAAGATCAGGGGTCTTTCATTACCCTCTATAGCTTGCCATCGGAAGCAACCCAGGAACGGACCAAGGAAATCGTCTCCATGTATGAGAAACACGCTCATACACGCGAAGCGACCAAGGATGTGTTCGCCGTTGTCGGCTTCAGCTTCAGTGGTACGGGTGCCAACACCGCGCTGTCCTTCACCACGCTTGAAGACTGGGCCGAACGTGACTCGTCAGCGTCTGATGAAGCCAATATGGCCAACCGCACCATGTTCGCGGCTCCGGAAGGACAAATCTACAGTATCCTTCCTCCGTCCATTCCGTCTCTGGGTACGTCATCAGGCTTTGCCATGCGTCTTCAGGACCGTGCTGGTCTTGGCAATGAAGCATTGCTCAATGCACGAAACCAGCTTCTCGGCATGGCCGCACAAAACCCGATGTTGACGGGTGTCCGTCCGGACGGTTTGCCACAGGGAGCCAGCATCCGGCTTGTCATAGACCGGCAGAAAGCCGAATTCCTTGGCGTGCCCTTTGACTCCATCGCCTCGACACTGTCGTCAGCCATGGGCTCCAACTATGTCAATGACTATAGTTATCAAGGCCAGTTGCGCCGCGTTACCGTGCAGGCCGATGCGCCCTACCGCATGCAGATCGAGGATGTGCTGAAGCTCAACCTGCCAAGCTCCACCGGAGCCATGGTCGAGCTATCAGAGGTCGTTAAGCCGGTTTGGGAGCAGAGCCCATTGCAGCTTGTTCGCTATAACGGGCTGCCAGCAGAACGCATCAGCGGCAGCGCCGCACCGGGCGTCTCGGCCGGTGAGGCAATGGCTGAAATGGAACGCCTTGCAAGCCAACTGCCTGAAGGCTTTGGCATCGAGTGGACCGGACAGTCCTTGCAGGAGAAAAACACCAATGCGCAGACGCCAATGCTGCTGGCCTTGTCCATGCTCGTTGTCTTCCTCGTGTTGGCGGCTCTGTACGAGAGTTGGTCTATCCCCTTCTCGGTGTTGCTTGTCATTCCGCTTGGGGTGATCGGTGCCGTTGTGTCGGTTTATGTACGCGGTCTTGAGAATGACGTGTTCTTCAAGGTCGGTCTGATCACCATCATCGGGCTCTCGGCAAAGAACGCCATTCTGATCGTCGAGTTCGCGCGCGCGCTCTATGACGAAGGGAACAGTCTGTTGGATGCCGTGACGGAGGCCGCCCGCCTGCGTATGCGTCCTATCCTGATGACCTCGCTTGCCTTCACGCTCGGTGTTGTGCCTCTGATGCTTTCCCGTGGTGCCAGTGCAGAAACCCAGCATGCGATCGGCACCGGTGTGTTCGGCGGCATGATCACGGCCACATTCCTTGGCCTCTTGTTCGTGCCTGCCTTCTTCGTCTTTGTGGTTGGCATTGCCAACCTGTTCAAAGGCAAAAAGAAGGATGATGCCTCGACAGCTTCGTAA
- a CDS encoding MFS transporter codes for MSRSLFSIASLLLGSAFLFFAGGLTGMLLPVRGGIEGFSSFNLGLLGTGWAVGYVSGCLLVPQLVTRVGHIRAFSVMAAMACISVLMSSLLVLPYAWIILRALAGFAFAGAAMIVEGWLVERSEPESRGMIFGTYTMVNLFASTAGQMVIAIGSPETFQLFTVACIFYVIALLPTALTKSQAPVPLARAKLNVPRLWKNSPVAVIAVLLTGISNGSFGTLVAVYGHNIGLSVSGVALFVSASILAGAAAQIPIGFLSDMIDRRLVVIVIALVAIASDSMFVTHAPTTTTIAVIYSAIFGAAVYSFYPVLVAHANDHADPSEGLQTSGGLLLLMGCGTMIGPLLGGVLMSVQGPNGLFVSTTMAHIGILLFTIWRMTQRVAVDVDDKGQFVPISPMRTRTPQTILLADGEIAEEELSDDYEGESLASDPLESNPDRTDEETEAEKQ; via the coding sequence GTGTCCCGTAGCCTGTTCTCCATCGCTTCGCTTCTGCTCGGTTCTGCCTTCCTGTTTTTTGCTGGTGGACTAACCGGTATGCTCTTGCCTGTTCGAGGCGGCATCGAGGGTTTTTCGAGCTTTAACCTCGGTCTTCTGGGTACGGGCTGGGCCGTGGGCTATGTGTCTGGTTGCCTGCTGGTTCCTCAACTTGTAACGAGAGTTGGCCATATTCGCGCTTTCAGCGTGATGGCTGCAATGGCCTGTATTTCAGTCTTGATGTCGTCCCTGCTGGTCTTGCCTTACGCCTGGATCATTCTGCGCGCGCTGGCGGGCTTTGCCTTTGCAGGTGCAGCCATGATCGTTGAAGGCTGGCTGGTGGAACGCTCGGAACCTGAAAGCCGGGGCATGATCTTTGGCACTTACACCATGGTCAACCTGTTTGCGAGCACCGCAGGACAGATGGTCATCGCCATCGGGTCACCGGAAACTTTCCAGCTGTTTACCGTCGCCTGCATCTTCTATGTTATTGCGCTTCTGCCAACAGCTCTCACCAAATCCCAGGCGCCAGTGCCGTTGGCACGGGCCAAACTCAACGTACCCCGCCTATGGAAGAACTCGCCCGTCGCTGTGATCGCTGTGTTGCTGACCGGCATCTCGAACGGCAGCTTCGGTACTCTGGTTGCCGTGTATGGTCACAATATCGGCCTGTCGGTCTCAGGTGTGGCGCTGTTCGTCAGTGCGTCCATTCTTGCGGGTGCGGCCGCCCAAATCCCCATCGGCTTTCTGTCAGACATGATTGATCGTCGTCTGGTCGTGATTGTAATTGCACTGGTTGCCATCGCTTCGGACAGCATGTTTGTTACCCATGCCCCGACCACAACAACGATCGCCGTCATCTATTCAGCCATTTTCGGCGCTGCTGTCTATTCCTTCTATCCAGTGCTGGTGGCGCATGCAAACGACCATGCGGATCCTTCCGAGGGCCTGCAAACCAGTGGCGGCCTGCTGCTGCTGATGGGGTGCGGAACGATGATCGGGCCATTGCTGGGTGGTGTACTGATGTCCGTACAGGGCCCCAATGGTCTGTTTGTCTCAACAACGATGGCCCATATCGGCATCCTGCTCTTCACCATCTGGCGTATGACCCAGCGTGTCGCGGTTGATGTCGATGACAAGGGACAGTTTGTTCCTATTTCACCAATGCGCACCCGTACGCCGCAGACCATTCTTTTGGCGGATGGCGAAATCGCTGAAGAAGAATTGTCAGATGACTATGAGGGCGAAAGTCTGGCAAGTGACCCTTTGGAAAGCAACCCTGACCGTACGGACGAGGAAACCGAAGCGGAGAAGCAATAG